A window of Babesia microti strain RI chromosome III, complete genome contains these coding sequences:
- a CDS encoding Anamorsin homolog (overlaps_old_locusTagID:BBM_III02940) — protein MINAKTTLVVADQDDPACAKLLKSFSSFSISNYLLKKTGIGKEATNFISPDFFTVDQLLDTVSECSYNSISIFSARPKLFTGENGAKILSKAIVLLFPGAQVNMKLLVPLEDTEELTRLVEKEFLYAGFIDVKVDEIATIDGLVMVITAKAPEYAVQPIKIIGNVAPNSKITPVRTSDCSTRPKPCANCTCGRRKEEQLSSTNDRDRDGTPSASSCGNCYLGDAFRCENCPYKGLPAFKPGEKVTLG, from the exons ATGATTAATGCCAAAACCACCCTAGTAGTGGCAGATCAGGACGATCCAGCCTGCGCCAAGCTATTGAAATCATTTTCTTCCTTCTCCATATCTAACTACCTACTGAAAAAAACAGGCATTGGTAAAGAAgctacaaattttatttcacCCGATTTTTTTACAGTGGATCAACTACTGGATACAGTAAGTGAATGCAGCTATAATTCTATTTCGATTTTCTCTGCCAGGCCCAAGCTTTTCACAGGTGAAAACGGGGCTAAGATTTTATCCAAGGcgattgtattattatttccCGGTGCTCAGGTCAACATGAAACTTTTGGTTCCACTAGAG GATACTGAGGAACTAACTAGACTGGTTGAGAAAGAATTCCTATACGCAGGATTCATCGACGTAAAAGTTGATGAAATAGCCACCATAGATGGATTGGTAATGGTTATAACGGCAAAAGCGCCTGAATATGCGGTTCAGcctatcaaaattatagGAAATGTTGCACCCAACTCTAAAATCACCCCAGTCAGAACATCTGACTGCAGTACCAGGCCTAAACCATGCGCCAATTGCACTTGCGGACGGAGGAAAGAAGAGCAGCTATCCTCCACCAACGATCGTGACAGGGATGGAACCCCCTCTGCAAGCTCATGTGGAAATTGCTACCTAGGCGATGCCTTCAGATGTGAAAACTGCCCCTACAAAGGCCTACCAGCCTTCAAGCCAGGAGAAAAGGTTACCTTGGGCTAA
- a CDS encoding hypothetical protein (overlaps_old_locusTagID:BBM_III02945): MSWKVVGIISSIMSTFNVFVVLNIIRVIYSDFGAHEICKNDDCNAKVMSCKIVILFHASLLALSIGYLSGFITFDPIIYIKRSLGLVASEGPARGGGRYRPLLHNTSDELFELK; this comes from the coding sequence ATGAGTTGGAAGGTTGTAGGCATTATCTCTAGCATAATGTCCACGTTCAACGTATTTGTCGTGTTAAACATAATCCGCGTGATATATTCAGACTTTGGGGCGCACGAAATTTGTAAGAATGATGATTGTAACGCTAAGGTTATGTCTTGtaaaatagttattttGTTTCACGCTTCTTTGTTAGCGTTATCAATTGGCTACCTTAGCGGATTTATAACATTTGAtcctataatatacataaagCGCAGTTTAGGGCTGGTGGCGAGCGAGGGGCCTGCTAGAGGAGGAGGGAGGTACAGACCACTGCTACATAATACGAGTGATGAACTGTTTGAGCTCAAGTAA
- a CDS encoding Sybindin-like family (overlaps_old_locusTagID:BBM_III02950) gives MLLSLSINNQHGSLIYHKNISEKSRLTSNEEIRIASTFHGLSTIAKRLCIVSDEKHKATLDQQSGITQIEGNHFSLYCLETLTGLSIFLVTLPSAFPSGIIDNILSSVYQGYADYVQKNPFHEPDMPIRLDLFDKFIQGIIQRYTY, from the exons ATGCTACTATCTCTaagtataaataatcaacaCGGGTCACTGATCTACCACAAG AACATTTCCGAGAAATCTAGATTGACGAGCAACGAGGAGATACGCATAGCATCGACTTTTCATGGATTAAGTACGATTGCTAAAAGGCTCTGCATTGTTTCGGATGAAAAACACAAAGCTACTTTGGACCAACAATCGG GAATAACTCAAATTGAGGGCAATCACTTTTCTCTCTATTGCCTAGAGACGCTAACCGGGTTGTCTATATTCTTGGTCACTTTGCCATCCGCATTTCCTTCTggaataattgataatattttatcttCGGTGTACCAGGGCTACGCTGATTATGTGCAAAAGAACCCTTTTCATGAGCCTGATATGCCTATCCGTCTAGATCTCTtcgataaatttatccagGGAATTATTCAAAGGTACACATATTGA
- a CDS encoding hypothetical protein (overlaps_old_locusTagID:BBM_III02955): protein MALASQLYHSLGISEIIDNTIAKIEPSVSQELNNWATHNLTHTPQSNYPKLPPSGRITCIIPILKQLEVEIKGISDAEIEKLAHELKHLYSKPQILPRRFSARTTIDEIDIDLPREDAGNEFAPKFHMQDKPLCQFSNISDTPIYACDFFEKSSPDDFRRIITPVRTSWATRSQKNNSYDKPNCHSIIRSPFSKHNSYEHQNPCLTPDDIKWLESCKGTSQRIFGDELYSTPMGYNYPFIDSRPYTPIHHT, encoded by the coding sequence ATGGCTCTAGCTAGTCAACTGTATCATTCACTAGGAATATCAGAAATAATAGACAATACTATAGCTAAAATTGAGCCTAGTGTTAGCCAAGAATTGAACAATTGGGCTACACACAATCTCACCCACACACCTCAATCCAATTATCCTAAACTACCACCTTCCGGTCGAATCACATGCATTATACCTATCTTAAAACAATTAGAGGTCGAAATAAAGGGAATTTCTGACGCTGAAATCGAAAAGCTCGCACATGAACTAAAACATTTATACTCAAAGCCTCAAATACTGCCCAGAAGATTCAGCGCCAGGACTACTATCGACGAAATAGACATAGATTTACCCAGGGAAGATGCAGGGAATGAATTTGCACCAAAATTTCACATGCAGGATAAACCATTGTGTCAATTTTCCAATATCTCTGATACGCCAATTTACGCATgtgatttttttgaaaaatcaTCCCCTGATGATTTTCGACGAATCATCACACCTGTTAGAACCAGTTGGGCCACTAGGAGTCAAAAAAATAACTCCTATGACAAGCCGAATTGCCATAGTATTATACGCTCTCCTTTCTCAAAACACAACAGTTATGAACACCAGAATCCATGTTTAACCCctgatgatataaaatgGCTCGAGTCATGCAAAGGTACATCTCAAAGAATTTTTGGCGACGAACTTTATAGCACACCCATGGGCTATAATTACCCATTTATAGACTCAAGACCATACACTCCCATTCACCACACATAG
- a CDS encoding hypothetical protein (overlaps_old_locusTagID:BBM_III02960) — MYSNISMTISSILLSVKTFLLSTIDRIKTFTVPTSGKFNIVILCGALNIFLFGVGTLVMGVLNEVYEDVLIGVCQMIPIVGWLWSIVWGISMITQKMNENNDTYQPSRSLITSEEP, encoded by the coding sequence ATGTACTCAAATATAAGTATGACAATATCGTCAATTCTATTATCCGTAAAAACCTTCTTATTATCGACAATAGATCGAATTAAGACATTTACCGTTCCAACATCaggcaaatttaatatagtcATATTATGCGGTGcgttgaatatatttttattcgGTGTTGGAACCTTGGTTATGGGAGTATTGAATGAAGTATACGAAGATGTATTAATCGGAGTTTGCCAAATGATACCTATTGTAGGATGGCTGTGGTCCATAGTTTGGGGTATTTCTATGATTACACAAAAAATGAATGAGAATAACGACACTTATCAACCTAGCAGATCCCTCATCACCAGTGAAGAGCCCTAA
- a CDS encoding Phosphatidylinositol 3-and 4-kinase (overlaps_old_locusTagID:BBM_III02965;~overlaps_old_locusTagID:BBM_III02970): MSSNSITISPQAYFSTHNALDGQHGHENAVFIYLKELEGSRHACISVYPFYDIQTLKRLLIKRLKLGSNVTVTDIRMVFKGTELPNYRNIGTFLNIIDESRKELLKIYWCFRASSDNIGIRNLNVNNVQGMNNVISDVLLGFKSKIAPKLTIEGTGGTYFLYNKRRRICAIFKPIDEEAFAPCNPRGYHGKLHQRGFRPGVLSGEGASREVAAYILDASYGNFCQVPPTTLVEVRHPSLHNKEYYQMYDYGATDESIKWKTGSLQSFIETREICGNFDPNMFSISDVHRIGIFDLCVLNLDRNDGNILVRNLKMGSTLDESHKTPMGGFTRYSLIPIDHGLILPDVLDVTELDLVWFGWPQTKIPFSPAELQHIKILDPDRDALKLKRKLLIRNECLRTMRVATRLVKMGAQNNLTLHQIASLAIRENLDDPSPLELVISSAIEQAYLIFDSTRLVSTNRLKFSCDLIQPTNSRSYLSKKINQSVFILDQSSENFSKNEFTDSDSDSDALPSSVFFDYHGSNKKSSFSNNSIDDENNTYITNNGTCIASEWTNKSMGTFRHRRPFRGDNTTWSLHDQHGKPVQLAWDDIQFEYFFFQTLERLLSEKLIAINVQ, encoded by the exons ATGTCATCAAATAGCATAACAATATCACCTCAAGCCTACTTCAGCACACATAATGCTTTAGATGGGCAACATGGTCATGAAAATGCAGTTTTCATTTATCTTAAAGAATTAGAAGGTTCTAGGCACGCCTGCATCTCAGTTTATCCCTTCTACGATATACAG accCTCAAACGATTGTTAATTAAACGGTTAAAACTGGGATCCAATGTCACCGTAACAGATATAAGAATGGTATTCAAGGGCACTGAATTACCGAATTATCGCAACATTGGAACGTTCCTAAACATTATTGATGAGTCGCGCAAGGAGCTactcaaaatttattggtgTTTTAGAGCCTCCAGTGACAACATTGGAATACGCAATTTGAATGTCAACAACGTACAAGGAATGAATAATGTGATATCTGATGTGCTTCTAGGGTTTAAATCCAAAATAGCACCCAAATTGACTATAGAAGGTACGGGAGGCACGTATTTTCTCTACAATAAGAGGCGGCGTATTTGTGCAATATTCAAACCAATCGACGAGGAGGCTTTTGCTCCATGCAATCCCAGGGGATACCACGGAAAATTGCACCAGAGAGGATTCAGACCTGGT GTTTTATCAGGGGAGGGTGCTAGTAGGGAGGTGGCAGCGTACATTTTGGATGCCTCATATGGCAACTTTTGCCAAGTGCCTCCCACAACTCTGGTTGAAGTTAGGCATCCTTCTCTCCATAATAAAGAATACTATCAG ATGTACGATTACGGGGCCACAGATGAGAGTATCAAATGGAAGACAGGTTCTCTACAGTCATTTATCGAGACGCGTGAAATCTGTGGCAATTTTGACCCGAATATGTTTAGCATATCTGACGTACATCGAATTGGAATATTCGACCTGTGCGTATTAAACCTGGATAGAAATGATGGAAATATTTTGGTCAGAAATTTGAAGATGGGATCTACGCTGGATGAATCTCACAAAACACCCATGGGCGGATTTACCAGATATTCACTGATACCGATTGACCACGGGCTAATATTGCCCGATGTTTTAGATGTAACAGAACTGGATTTAGTTTGGTTTGGCTGGCCTCAAACTAAAATTCCCTTCTCTCCGGCCGAATTACAGCATATAAAGATTCTAGATCCTGATAGAGATGCTCTCAAACTTAAGCGGAAGCTGTTGATTAG AAATGAGTGCCTACGGACCATGAGAGTGGCTACCCGATTAGTTAAAATGGGCGCTCAAAATAACCTAACCCTTCATCAAATCGCAAGCTTGGCAATCAGAGAAAATTTGGACGATCCATCTCCATTGGAACTCGTCATATCCTCCGCAATTGAACag GCGTACCTAATTTTCGACTCTACCAGATTGGTTTCCACCAACAGGCTAAAGTTCTCTTGTGACCTAATACAACCCACTAATTCCCGATCCTATTTGagcaaaaaaattaatcaaagCGTCTTCATTTTGGATCAATCGTCCGAAaacttttccaaaaatGAATTCACAGATTCTGATTCTGATTCAGATGCCCTCCCCTCAAGCGTATTCTTCGATTATCATGGAAGCAacaaaaaatcatcattttccaataaCAGTATAGACgatgaaaataatacttACATTACAAACAACGGTACTTGTATTGCGAGTGAATGGACAAACAAGTCAATGGGTACCTTTAGGCACCGAAGGCCATTCAGGGGCGATAACACCACCTGGTCCCTACACGATCAACATGGAAAGCCCGTACAACTCGCATGGGACGACATTCAGTTCgaatatttttttttcCAAACCCTAGAAAGGTTGCTAAGTGAAAAGCTTATAGCTATCAATGTGCAATGA
- a CDS encoding tRNA synthetases class I (I L M and V) (overlaps_old_locusTagID:BBM_III02970) has product MHGFLYGILVILSTHTPEIFTFSGQKCSLNNLIQSKSNWNNCRSISLDTLTINASFSTTLTDGVNKNDIKYILIPPPNPDGDLHLGNAYDLVISDALIRAKSLQGVTVVPLFGSDSGGSKLRSQATSLLRSNTADTVSKLPSLEDINKLSNKWRYRQLQTMQKLSISWANQFTNINSVASQKQPIEQGEEDRLSGLITTCDKEMGKVANSVFQQLIKHSQVYKSEMPCFCFMDQDRLYPLHQDMLHDQPTPSQLYTLEISTTNKTPEGGLVLPIDIFEVEMIFAYTAILVPNDLYIPIKSVKLPLLDRDIPVIKGFIQDPLEPFKIKGLVPNHRQKHHYFARRHGISGVSVIDEHRRMVNVPEWLIGVDRFEARKIVAQRLIDMGILRKKRIINRMISIDLNGEEATFLMIPQWFFKNDSGDDWPVTRSCYYGHKVSDYDNAQNKYDGFASKSHSFGGVSTTCVIYDNLISNRVFDVWYVSGLWPLYIYNKIAKLNSTDKLNSADFDRVKIDYLCCGRDIADMWVSKMISLARVIKGGDIFVNVHYHGLIMAKHASIGKIGKMSKSCGDTVKVDEFIDKFGPDATRIYLLSLMDGGGNDIPPIAIEDDEFSLIHNRLRVKAINISNYLFKHYKTHASYECKLSKLFDRAADEIFHLLGVCCEKWDFSTPLFELERSIILFSRYIIPFGVNVAQQSNAFLKLVKLLSVYMPATSSQIISKLSSLLDRNSVIEFGDSPRGDYLGIFKCVEDIRSHLQKRGNHTDSNKDCICTVTLDSPMFDIMQDVSDVWEHIFERKNTRYKSFCLNFRQAETGSPYRINYKFE; this is encoded by the exons ATGCATGGATTCTTATATGGCATACTAGTAATTCTTTCCACACATACCCcagaaatatttactttCTCCGGACAAAAATGTAGTCTAAATAATCTCATCCAATCAAAATCCAATTGGAATAATTGTAGAAGTATTAGTTTGGACACTCTAACGATCAATGCATCATTTTCCACAACCCTTACGGATGGTGTAAATAAGAATgacattaaatatattcttaTACCACCTCCAAATCCTGATGGAGATTTACACCTAGGCAATGCGTACGATTTGGTTATATCCGATGCCCTTATCCGTGCCAAATCGTTGCAAGGTGTTACTGTTGTTCCGCTTTTTGGCAGTGATTCAGGGGGTAGCAAGCTCAGATCACAGGCCACGTCTCTTCTTAGATCAAACACTGCAGATACAGTCTCAAAACTCCCCTCATTGGAAGATATCAATAAACTATCTAACAAATGGCGCTACAGACAATTACAAACTATGCAAAAACTTTCCATCTCATGGGCCAAccaatttaccaatataAATTCGGTTGCATCTCAAAAGCAGCCAATTGAACAGGGCGAAGAGGATAGATTGAGTGGTTTAATTACGACTTGTGATAAAGAAATGGGTAAAGTGGCTAATTCTGTATTTCAGCAACTGATAAAGCACAGTCAAGTATACAAATCTGAAATGCCCTGTTTCTGCTTCATGGACCAAGACAGACTCTATCCCCTGCATCAAGATATGCTACACGATCAACCAACACCATCACAGCTATATACTTTAGAAATTTCAACCACTAATAAAACGCCTGAAGGTGGCTTGGTATTACCAATAGACATATTTGAAGTTGAAATGATCTTTGCGTACACAGCAATACTGGTGCccaatgatttatatatccCAATCAAAAGTGTCAAATTGCCATTATTAGACAGGGATATACCAGTAATAAAGGGGTTCATTCAGGATCCCTTGGAGCCATTTAAAATCAAAGGGTTGGTCCCTAATCATAGGCAAAAACATCATTATTTTGCGAGGAGACATGGCATTTCTGGAGTTAGCGTGATTGATGAGCACAGGAGAATGGTTAATGTACCAGAATGGCTTATAGGCGTTGATAGGTTTGAAGCCAGGAAAATTGTGGCCCAAAGGTTGATCGACATGGGAATTTTACGTAAAAAGCGAATAATTAACAGAATGATCAGTATAGATTTGAACGGTGAAGAAGCAACTTTTTTAATGATACCACAGTGGTTTTTTAAAAACGATTCGGGTGACGATTGGCCAGTGACGCGTTCTTGTTATTACGGTCATAAAGTCTCCGATTATGATAATGCACAGAATAAGTATGATGGATTTGCATCAAAATCGCACAGTTTTGGGGGTGTTAGCACCACTTgtgttatatatgataatttgatcaGCAATAGAGTATTCGATGTCTGGTACGTTTCTGGACTATGGCCCCTGTAcatttacaacaaaattgccaaattgaATTCGACAGACAAACTGAATTCTGCAGATTTTGACAGGGTTAAAATTGACTACTTGTGCTGTGGTCGAGACATAGCCGATATGTGGGTGTCTAAGATGATATCACTGGCAAGGGTTATTAAGGGAGGGGACATATTTGTAAACGTACACTACCATGGGCTCATAATGGCAAAACATGCCAGTATAGGCAAGATAGGCAAAATGAGTAAGAGTTGTGGAGATACCGTGAAAGTGGACGAGTTTATCGATAAATTTGGCCCTGATGCCACTCGTATCTACTTACTGTCACTGATGGATGGAGGAGGTAATGACATACCACCAATTGCCATAGAGGACGACGAATTTTCCCTTATCCACAATAGGCTACGTGTCAAGGCGATcaatatttccaattaCCTATTCAAGCATTACAAAACTCATGCATCCTATGAGTGTAAATTgtccaaattatttgaccGTGCAGCTGATGAGATATTTCATTTACTGGGAGTTTGCTGCGAGAAATGGGATTTTTCCACACCATTGTTTGAGCTTGAGAGATcgataatattattttcgAGGTACATAATCCCTTTTGGTGTTAATGTCGCCCAGCAATCCAATGCTTTCCttaaattggttaaattaCTATCGGTGTATATGCCAGCAACCAGCTCTCAAATAATCAGCAAACTCTCTTCACTTCTAGATCGTAACAGTGTAATTGAATTTGGGGATAGCCCTCGTGGAGACTATCTAggcatttttaaatgtgTCGAGGATATACGATCTCACTTACAAAAGCGAGGAAATCACACAGATTCAAATAAAGATTGTATTTGCACAGTAACTTTAGACAGTCCCATGTTTGATATTATGCAG gatGTTAGTGATGTTTGGGAGCATATTTTTGAGCGCAAAAATACGCGCTACAAGTCATTTTGTCTTAATTTTAGACAGGCTGAAACCGGATCTCCCTATCgcataaattacaaattcgaataa
- a CDS encoding Eukaryotic translation initiation factor 3 subunit K (overlaps_old_locusTagID:BBM_III02970;~overlaps_old_locusTagID:BBM_III02975;~overlaps_old_locusTagID:BBM_III02980) — MIMEEILFDPSKRFSSESLPAFIEHLDRQMADDNLYSLDNNIAILKLFLLYPKCNDVSVCEKILIKALTRIPQPDFDVCLFQLPLSVKRDPSISSIVNLYNLLQDCKFNDFWAALKKTNFAMNKGVITGARNFALEVISLAYHKISIADFIILLDLENEKVAEKLAIEQNWQVANKFIQINSNLDTKGSKSSQIDKHMRPESIKHCLTLLDSIGKIPGIRK, encoded by the coding sequence ATGATAATGGAGGAAATACTATTCGATCCATCGAAGAGATTCTCATCCGAATCCCTACCTGCGTTTATAGAACATTTAGATAGACAAATGGCGGATGATAACCTATATAGCTTGGATAACAACATAGCCATACTCAAACTATTCTTACTCTATCCCAAGTGTAATGACGTGTCTGTTTGcgaaaaaattttgatcaAGGCCCTAACCAGGATTCCCCAACCCGACTTTGATGTGTGTTTATTTCAATTACCTCTCTCAGTCAAACGAGATCCTTCGATATCTAGTATTGtcaatttgtacaatttgttgcaaGATTGCAAGTTTAATGATTTCTGGGCGGCACTGAAGAAgacaaattttgcaatgaACAAGGGCGTTATAACAGGAGCCAGGAATTTTGCCTTGGAGGTCATATCGCTAGCATATCACAAAATATCAATCGCAGATTTTATCATACTACTCgatttggaaaatgaaaAAGTTGCAGAAAAGCTAGCTATTGAACAGAATTGGCAAGTTGCAAACAAATTCATCCAAATCAATTCAAATCTTGATACCAAAGGTAGCAAGTCTAGCCAAATTGATAAGCATATGAGACCAGAATCTATAAAGCACTGTTTGACACTGTTGGATAGCATAGGCAAGATACCTGGGATCAggaaataa
- a CDS encoding Beta-adaptin-like protein C (overlaps_old_locusTagID:BBM_III02980) — protein sequence MQWGMDTRGSLALRGELHELREELLESSKESKNEVIKKIISAMAMGKDVSPLFPDIVNCMQTNNIELKKLVYLYVNNYAKLQPELAILAVNTFCRDSRDRNPLIRALAIRTMGSIHLTAITEYLVEPLKRCVKDTDSYVRKTAVMCISKLYDISPTLAIEEGFVDILKEMLFDTNSMVVSNAVAAIVEISDISHNNYFSEVLERDRSFIDRLLSALNDCMEWGQIGILDALSLYKPNSSQSAQELAEKILPRLSHANPAVVLSSIKVVLKMIRFINDKKVVSTLEKKLVPPLITMLYTEPEIQYVALRNINIIVQKYPSLLANHIKIFFCKYNDPIYLKMEKVEIIEKLVTINNFNDVFLELKEYATEIDVDFVRRSIRAIGNVAILLDQALKACLSLLEELLKTGVSHVVEEAVVVVKTIFHHYPNSFNLPLFKLCTLLDFAGSAEAKCALIWIIGEYENKIDNASDYLTFFIENYDQELPSVQLALLTACVKMYLSSSKKEPAKSLFKLIENLLESNNPDVRDRAQIYHRMVTINPELSKKIVCAPKPKVLQPFKCSEVLDILIDNLSMVSSVFHLPPSAIISKKEMEKVKTYSNNGYSDDNFDGKSCYSNESNEGKQMIDTDSSVSQSDSDVSMFDKSSPRFDSKSQQLYSLVFGLSQSGSQGSRGVEIYAKFSNNPLTLDLQGVNKTVVCGAPTNITFEAIQFNKNPFGIGPISGVIDPIVQIPPGQTKTFQVPLKPNIGNLQSGSEPKMPLAFQIAIKSNVDIYYFSVNLPLNISFVKHLSMIDKSSFKKSWKNSELKKVSFAGFSNEYIFQKVAGILAHHGIEVVIKKSTSLYGLAQTCTGVFIYVKVHLPSSNNPSKYNFLVKSTSISLIDCFKQLMIDTLALST from the exons ATGCAGTGGGGAATGGATACGCGCGGCTCGCTTGCACTCCGTGGAGAACTCCACGAATTGCGCGAAGAACTTTTGGAATCATCAAAGGAGAGCAAAAATGAGGTGATCAAAAAGATTATCAGCGCAATGGCTATGGGAAAAGACGTTTCTCCCCTATTCCCTGACATTGTAAACTGTATGCAGACCAATAACATTGAACTAAAGAAATTAGTTTACCTATACGTTAATAATTATGCCAAGTTACAACCTGAATTGGCTATTTTGGCAGTAAACACGTTTTGTAGAGATTCCAGGGACCGAAATCCGCTCATCAG AGCCCTGGCCATACGTACTATGGGATCAATTCACCTTACCGCCATAACAGAGTACCTAGTTGAGCCTCTGAAAAGATGTGTAAAAGACACCGATTCCTATGTACGTAAAACTGCAGTTATGTGTATATCCAAACTTTACGATATATCTCCAACACTTGCCATTGAAGAAGGATTTGTTGACATACTTAAGGAGATGTTATTTGACACAAATTCCATGGTTGTGTCCAATGCAGTGGCTGCGATTGTCGAGATATCAGATATTTCACACAATAATTACTTTTCCGAAGTGTTGGAAAGGGATAGAAGTTTCATAGACCGTCTCCTTTCCGCACTAAATGATTGCATGGAATGGGGACAGATAGGTATTCTTGACGCTTTATCGCTATACAAACCCAATTCTAGTCAGTCAGCACAAGAATTGGCTGAGAAAATCCTTCCTAGATTATCCCATGCCAATCCAGCAGTGGTGTTATCATCTATTAAG GTTGTGCTTAAAATGATCCGTTTCATTAACGACAAAAAAGTGGTCAGCACTTTGGAAAAGAAATTGGTACCTCCCCTAATAACAATGCTTTATACCGAACCTGAAATTCAGTATGTCGCCCTAAGGAACATTAAcattattgtacaaaaataCCCATCGCTCTTGGCGAACcacataaaaattttcttcTGCAAATACAATGATCCAATATACCTCAAGATGGAGAAGGTGGAgattattgaaaaattagtGACTATTAACAACTTTAACGATGTGTTTTTGGAACTCAAAGAGTATGCAACAGAAATTGACGTGGATTTTGTCAGGCGTTCCATACGTGCAATTGGAAATGTAGCCATTTTATTAGATCAAGCCCTAAAAGCATGTCTTTCACTCCTTGAGGAATTGTTAAAAACAGGTGTATCACATGTAGTGGAGGAGGCAGTTGTTGTTGTCAAGACTATTTTCCATCACTATCCTAATAGTTTCAATTTGCCATTATTTAAGCTATGTACGTTGTTAGATTTTGCCGGATCTGCTGAAGCCAAATGCGCGTTGATTTGGATTATTGGGGAGTATGAgaataaaattgacaacGCCTCTGATTATTTGACATTCTTTATCGAAAATTATGATCAAGAACTGCCAAGTGTCCAGCTAGCATTATTGACTGCATGtgtaaaaatgtatttatcatcatcaaaAAAGGAACCTGCGAAATCATTATTCAAGttgattgaaaatttattggaaAGTAATAATCCAGATGTGAGAGATAGGGCACAGATTTATCATCGTATGGTTACTATCAATCCTGAGCTATCGAAGAAGATTGTATGCGCCCCAAAACCAAAGGTACTTCAGCCTTTCAAATGTTCAGAAGTGcttgatatattgattgataatttatcaatggtTTCAAGCGTTTTTCACCTTCCTCCTTCGGCAATAATTTCTAAAAAGGAGATGGAGAAGGTTAAAACGTATAGTAATAATGGTTATAGTGATGATAACTTTGATGGTAAATCTTGCTATTCAAATGAATCGAATGAGGGCAAACAGATGATAGATACCGACTCTTCTGTATCCCAATCTGACTCTGATGTAAGCATGTTTGATAAGTCATCTCCCAGATTTGACAGCAAGTCCCAGCAATTGTATTCGTTGGTTTTTGGTTTGTCTCAATCCGGTTCCCAAGGAAGTAGGGGTGTGGAGATTTATGCAAAGTTTTCAAACAATCCGTTAACACTGGATCTACAG GGCGTAAATAAGACTGTAGTATGTGGAGCACCAACTAACATAACATTTGAGGCTATCCAATTTAACAAGAATCCATTCGGAATTGGTCCAATATCGGGAGTTATAGATCCAATTGTTCAAATACCACCTGGCCAAACTAAGACATTCCAAGTGCCTTTGAAACCTAATATCGGTAATTTACAGAGCGGTTCTGAGCCAAAAATGCCTCTAGCATTTCAAATAGCAATTAAATCTAATGTGGatatatactatttttCAGTGAACCTACCCttgaatatatcatttgtgAAACATCTATCAATGATTGACAAAAGCAGTTTCAAGAAGAGTTGGAAGAACTCTGAACTTAAGAAGGTATCATTCGCAGGATTTTCTAATGAATATATCTTTCAAAAAGTTGCTGGAATACTTGCTCACCATGGGATAGAAGTGGTAATTAAGAAATCTACCTCGTTGTATGGATTAGCACAAACATGTACGGGAGTGTTCATCTATGTGAAAGTACATTTGCCATCTTCAAATAATCCTTCAAAATACAACTTTTTAGTGAAATCTACGTCGATTTCGTTGATTGACTGCTTTaaacaattgatgattGATACATTGGCATTGTCTACTTAG